A genomic region of Tigriopus californicus strain San Diego chromosome 1, Tcal_SD_v2.1, whole genome shotgun sequence contains the following coding sequences:
- the LOC131882201 gene encoding facilitated trehalose transporter Tret1-like, whose protein sequence is MVCVLMLIQSFSGSDTVYNYIILIAQMAHFSMNENLISVLHQCGFNLGFIVAPFLVKHTRRKTHFLYASIGITIASLLLALGMSHHDLGERFPEHSFLLFQFLPAISICLYSFFYGCGIGSVPYTMMGELLPDAIRNMGNSLAMLFRYGSVFILLKQFPAMTSTMGLNGLFLFHACCCAMGAIFVQFLVPETKPIDTLNDSIEGCPAPKTIHHQESVKTMEIDLDEL, encoded by the exons ATGGTATGTGTCCTGATGCTGATCCAATCGTTTTCGGGTTCGGATACAGTGTATAACTACATCATCCTCATCGCTCAAATGGCCCACTTCTCCATGAATGAGAATCTGATCAGTGTCCTCCATCAGTGTGGTTTCAACCTGGGCTTCATAGTGGCCCCATTTTTGGTGAAGCACACGCGTCGGAAAACCCACTTTCTCTATGCATCAATCGGCATCACAATCGCGTCTTTGCTTCTCGCATTGGGCATGTCTCATCACGACCTTGGAGAGAGGTTTCCTGAGCACAGCTTTTTATTGTTCCAG tttttgccTGCCATCAGCATTTGCTTGTACAGCTTCTTTTATGGCTGCGGCATCGGATCAGTGCCTTACACAATGATGGGTGAGCTCTTGCCCGATGCAATTCGGAACATGGGGAACTCGCTGGCGATGCTGTTTCGTTATGGATCAGTGTTCATCTTATTGAAGCAATTTCCTGCCATGACCTCAACCATGGGTCTGAATgggttgtttttgttccatgcCTGCTGCTGTGCCATGGGTGCAATCTTTGTCCAGTTTCTTGTCCCCGAAACCAAGCCCATTGACACATTGAATGACTCTATCGAGGGATGTCCAGCTCCAAAAACCATTCATCACCAGGAATCTGTGAAGACCATGGAGATCGATTTGGATGAGCTCTGA
- the LOC131885535 gene encoding dynein axonemal assembly factor 3-like, translated as MSEVSDVDMGALQAGLGGITWWGFSPTTGVLSDLPKDEGCNHVLLVGSGDGRHILDFLLGPDSDSGQVNFYVLEQNVALYARQLLFLAIWRHAEASDKAKIFMETFGNLRVSSKTAHAIRSWSAKLEQWVHERPTGDTNGSFLSGVALGKLKSKERDDLADVFKHWKQFPTEYEDAASGFWEERTRRLLLDQFGAREGVIDMDYRLRLVERGGSIISLLEYSDWRLSGNAFIFDEEKDQGEEMNKTQTNPTLISSLLVKDPSSRKKVPQYGFWGDIVTGPFFSFGYPSSTQPLASSIDLTQTRLKRTATSKTLNYFQSRLDSRATLRTESSAPQPHTITFLPVSSGEKDLLVKSKYHQKFDKIFIGCSVAHFLDKALFLNLKNSQRGSELAVESPRYLLHLAYEVEQKFKEQLICILKEYEDTHICRLVDGENEEQQSPAAVIRVKVVPK; from the exons ATGTCTGAAGTTTCGGATGTGGATATGGGAGCTCTCCAGGCAGGACTGGGCGGAATCACATGGTGGGGCTTTAGCCCAACGACGGGCGTTCTCTCGGACTTGCCGAAAG ATGAGGGATGCAACCACGTTCTTTTGGTGGGATCAGGCGATGGCCGACACATCTTGGACTTCTTGCTGGGGCCAGATTCGGACTCTGGTCAGGTGAACTTTTACGTGTTGGAACAAAACGTGGCCTTGTATGCACGTCAGTTACTTTTTCTGGCCATATGGAGGCACGCAGAGGCCTCTGATAAGGCCAAAATATTCATGGAAACCTTCGGCAATCTCCGTGTCTCATCCAAGACCGCTCATGCTATTCGTAGCTGGAGTGCAAAACTGGAACAATGGGTCCATGAGAGACCAACAGGGGACACAAATGGCTCCTTCTTATCGGGCGTGGCTCTGGGAAAACTGAAATCTAAAGAACGTGATGATCTAGCAGATGTCTTCAAACATTGGAAACAGTTCCCCACCGAATACGAAGATGCAGCATCTGGATTTTGGGAGGAACGGACGCGACGACTCCTTTTGGATCAATTTGGAGCCAGg GAAGGTGTAATAGATATGGATTACCGTCTCCGTTTAGTGGAACGAGGAGGATCTATCATATCTTTGCTGGAGTACTCGGACTGGAGACTCTCGGGAAATGCATTCATATTTGACGAGGAAAAAGACCAAGGGGAGGAGATGAACAAAA CTCAAACCAATCCGACCTTAATCTCCAGTCTTTTGGTCAAGGATCCATCAAGCCGGAAGAAGGTTCCTCAATACGGATTCTGGGGGGATATTGTGACGgggccatttttttccttcggcTACCCAAGCAGTACCCAACCACTCGCCTCTTCAATAGATTTGACCCAAACTAGATTGAAGCGAACTGCCACCAGCAAAACACTCAATTACTTTCAATCCCGACTGGATTCCCGTGCCACATTGAGGACGGAGTCCTCGGCACCTCAACCACACACAATCACTTTCCTTCCCGTTTCCAGCGGAGAAAAGGACCTCTTGGtcaaaagcaaatatcatCAGAAGTTCGACAAAATCTTCATCGGATGCAGTGTGGCCCATTTCTTGGACAAAGCTCTTTTTCTGAACTTGAAGAACTCACAAAGGGGATCAGAATTGGCCGTGGAAAGTCCTCGCTATTTGTTGCATTTGGCGTACGAGGTCGAGCAAAAGTTCAAGGAGCAACTAATTTGTATCTTGAAGGAATACGAGGACACTCACATTTGCCGTCTGGTTGACGGGGAGAACGAAGAGCAACAATCACCAGCGGCTGTAATACGAGTAAAGGTTGTGCCCAAGTAA